A stretch of DNA from Strigops habroptila isolate Jane chromosome 10, bStrHab1.2.pri, whole genome shotgun sequence:
TTAACTCATCCTCAGCCAGCAGCCTTTGAGCGCAGGGAGCTGCtacctgctgcttctcttggcTAGAGCAGTGCAAAGCAAGGGGAATGCTCCACATGGTGGAGGGAAAGGGTTAGGGTTTTTAGTCATATTCACTTGAGTCTTGCACATTGTCCTCAGATCACAAGTGCCTTTGATATGGAAGCGGTGACCTTCaagaagctggtgaagggccaTGCTTATTCTGTCACAGCCTTCAGAGATGTGAGTTGGCTCAGTGAGACTTTAATGGCAATAAAATAGCCTGGCCAGTGGTGTGGACTCAACCTCCCATGTCTGGTTGTTAGGTGAACTACCGGGGTCAGCAGGAACAGCTCATCCGCATCAGGAATCCCTGGGGTCAGGTGGAGTGGACTGGAGCCTGGAGCGATGGGTGAGTTGGGCAGCAGGGACTTCAGTCCCGCTGCTGGCAGGCCAGAGGGCACTGCACACACAGCAGGCAAGTGCACAGCGCTGTGAGGGGAGGTTCAATGTGCAGTGCCCTTCACATCAGAGAGGGGGGCAGTTGAGGGCCAGCTCTGAAGTGCTCTCAGTTCACCTTGAGTAGTCCTCATCTAATTGTCTCTCTCCTGCTATTCCAGCTCCTCCGAGTGGGACAGCATTGATCCCGGtgacagggaagagctgcagctgaagaTGGAGGATGGGGAGTTCTGGTGAGTGCCAAAGTGCTGCTCTTTTTCAACAGCGAgcctgggaaggagcagaggagctggggagagATCCTGAAACACGTGACCTGCTTTTATGAGCTGGCTTTCCAGCACTGGAGAGCCTGCTAGCATTTTCTCATCTCATCTAGTTAatcattttcctctgtttaaagaaattcagcctaacaaaatgcaaagcatCTAGGAAGGGTAaacatccttttttccccaaacccaGCAGTGTGCTTTAAGTGAGCTATAACTGCTCAGGGTAAAAGATCTTGCTGTCACCTAATTCCGCCAAAATGTTGGCTGGGCCCGGAGCTGACTGCATTCCCTAACCCAAGATGTGCCCTGGCCtcagcccctgcctgctcccgCAGGATGTCTTTCCGGGACTTCATGAGGGAGTTCTCCAGGCTGGAGATCTGCAACCTGACCCCTGATGCCCTCACCAAGGACGAGCTCAGCAGATGGCACACACAAGTGTTCGAGGGCACATGGCGCCGGGGAAGCACTGCGGGGGGCTGCAGGAATCACCCAGGTACCTCTCCCCTCCGCATCTCCACTCTAAGCAGCGTGATGGAGCCGGGTGTTTCATCCACACATCCTCTTCCTTCCAGCCACATTCTGGATCAACCCCCAGTTTAAGATCAAGCTGCTGGAAGAGGATGACGACCCCGGGGATGACGAGGTGGCCTGCAGCTTCCTGGTGGCTCTGATGCAGAAGCATCgccggcgggagcggcgggTCGGGGGTGACATGCACACCATTGGCTTCGCTGTCTATGAGGTAACCCCTGCCCGTCCCAGTACTGCTTCCCTGGGACCGGCTCATCCCTGCCAGTCCTGCCTTGACCTGGCATCCCAGTCCTCAAGGAAACCTTTCCCACCTGCATTGCCAGCCTGTGGGTTCATGTGCCCCATTCTGTGCTCCGTGCAGCTGTGAGGGGTTCTGATTggctttttccctcttctctccttcctgcagGTTCCTGAGGAGGTACGTCCTGAGCTGCCAGAGCCTACCCCCGCTTGGATAGGAGTTCAGGGGTGGGCAGGAATGGGTTaatgcatgtgcatgcacacatgtgcaCCCAGTGGAGTGGGAGCTCCCACCCTGCTCTGTTAATGGGTGCTGGGATGACTCCTGCTGAGATGGGCAAGGCAGGGATGTCCTGCCTGATCAGGCTGGCTTTGGTCCCTCCCATTGCAGGGCTGTGGTCCCCAAGTACATTTATTCCACAGGCCCGGGGCAGCCAGAACGTGCATTTGAAGAAGGACTTCTTCCTGCGAAACCAGTCGCGGGCACGGTCTGAGACCTTCATCAACCTGCGGGAGGTGAGCAACCAGATCCGGCTGCCCCCCGGCGAGTACATCGTGGTGCCCTCCACCTTTGAGCCGCACAAGGAGGCCGACTTCGTCCTGCGGGTCTTCACCGAGAAGCAGTCGGACACGGAGTGAGTCTCTGCCTGGCTGGAGGACACCCTTTGTCTGTGGGTGATGGGAGAGTTCCCCACCAcaggcaggctgctggctggggaccCTGCTcatggctttgttttcctcctttctgcccACAGGGAGCTGGACGAGGAAATCTCGGCAGATCTGGCAGATGAGGTAGGAGCCaccactttggttttgtttggtgctGATGCTCTGGGGCTTGGGGGTTGAGCTGAAGGCCAGAGGTGGCTGCCTGGATTTGGGATGTCACTGTGGCTGGAGAGAGGCTGGCAGGGTCGAGGTGATGGGGATATGGGAAGTAACGAGGATGAGAAGAGCTTCCCTTCCCGTTCAGGTTCGCTGAGCCTGGGAGGCAGGGCAGAACCCAGGTTTGACCACTAACCAATTCTTTCTGGCCTGCATCACCCCAGGAGGAAATAACAGAGGATGACATAGAGGATGGCTTCAAGAACATGTTCCAGCAGCTGGCAGGGGAGGTGAGTatggctgtgctgagctctgggAGACCCTCGAATGGGGAGGGGTCAGGATGGGACTCCTGGCTGAGAGCTCCAGCCCACCCCATGCTTGCTCAGTCCCATCTTTCGGACAAATCCATCTCTGCTACTGCTCAGCCCAGCTGCCCCCAGGGGTGGTGAAGGGGCATCCAGCTGTGGTCTAAATTCTTCTGGGCATGCAGGAAATGTAATGGCACTCTAATGTTTTGCGGTTAAGGCAGAGATGTTTaggcaggagagggaggaatGACCACAAGTGGGgtggagagcagggaaggggtGCTGCTaactctgctcctgctgcaggacatGGAAATCAGTGTCTTCGAGCTCCGCACTATTCTGAACAGAGTCCTCGCTAGACGTAAGCACTGCCCTTCCTGCCCCTCgctccctgcagcctgctcaGCGGGTTGGCTTTTGATGCATGTGCTcaacctcctccttcctcctcagacaAAGATCTGAAGACAGATGGGTTCAGCCTGGACTCCTGCCGCAACATGGTCAACCTGATGGATGTATCCTCTTGGTGCCGTGGGCAGGGACCAGCTTCCCTGGTGCTCAGCCTGCTGGCAGCAAGACTTCCCAGGAGGCTTGGCTCTCCGGCTGTGTCGATGATATTCATCAGGGAAGGGAGGAATCCTTGTGGTTTCAGGGCAACCTGCCTTACACCCCTGGGCTTTAGCAGCCCTTTTAGAAAGGGCCATCAGTTCCCCTGCTTGCTTTGGACTCTGGCTTTGCCACAgaagcccagcccagccccactcATGCCTTCAACCTTCCCCTTCAGGAGGAAGTCCCTGtgcttcccttccccacagGCTCCCCAGCCTGACGTGCTGTGATGCCACCCAGCCTTCAAGGCGCTCCCAGAATGGAATAAGGGCTGTTGGGCTTCTTTCTGCCCAAGCCATCTTGCGGAGCAGGTGAGGATGAGAGGTATGAAGCGGCAGGAGCCATGGCCTGTGTTCCTGCCTGCACAAGGGCATGCAACTGAGGGATCAGGTAGAGGAGCACCTCCAAGCCCTTCTTCAGCCTGGCCCTGCAGCGTTCTGTTTCACTGCAGGCCAGCCCAGTTTTCTCCAAGGACACCACAGCAATGCgcttcccacagcagcagcacagctgctccCAGGGACTGGATGGCAGTACAGCTTAAGCGTTGTACTTTCCCCACTGGGTTGCAGGCTCTGATCTTGCTGATGTGGCAGGATGGAGAAGGGAACCTGGGAGGGAAAACTGGGGAGGCCAAGTGTAGCCAGGCTTGTCTTGCCTTATCTGGCTGAGATCTCATAGCTTTGTCTTTACACCACCCCCTTTGCTGGCTGCTTTCTCCTTGACCCGAAGTTCGCCAGAAAGATGGCAGTGCCCGCCTTGGGCTGGTGGAGTTCCAGATCCTGTGGAACAAGATCCGGAGCTGGCTGGTGAGGAGGAGCGGCAGGCATGGCACACTGCACAGGGACAGCAGGGTGAGGGGATAGCCAGGCTGCACAGGACAGCCAGCCCTTCATGGCTCTGTGATGCTTTTGCAGACAATCTTCCGGCAGCATGACCTGGATAAGTCCGGCACCATGAGCTCCTATGAGATGCGCATGGCTCTGGAGTCAGCCGGTAAGTCTGGAAAAGGACGGGGCTGGGGCTCCTGCTGTCAGCCCAGTCCCAAGTAGCTGGAGAAGAGTGTAACCAGCCTATATTGCATAAGTTGGAGCCCACCTGTTGTGGTAGCTAGATGTGGTCCATGACTACACTGGGCTTCCTCCATCCTCGCTGTGCCAAGTGCTGGAGCCTCAGAGTTAGGGACACACAGAAAGTGGTCCCAACCTCTGTCCTCCTCTGAGCTGCAGGGTCCCATCCTGGCAAAGCAGAGGCCTGGGGTGGATCAGTGATTTAACTAGTCGTATGGTTCCAGGCAGAGcattcttttcctgctgaggCTGGACATGGTGCCCTTCCTTGGGTGGGTTGATGGCCCGTTTGGGTGGGGACATGGACTCCCATAGTTACaccctcctctcctgcctccctggGCTGTTGACTGCTCTCTGCCTTGCAGGTTTCAAGCTGAACAACAAGCTGCATCAGGTGGTGGTGGCCCGCTATGCAGATGATGACATGGG
This window harbors:
- the CAPN11 gene encoding calpain-11, giving the protein MNPFGGMAARLQRDRLRAEGLGQHNNAIKYLNQDYEALKQQCIESGTLFRDPQFPAGPSALGFKELGPHSSKTRGVEWKRPSELVDDPQFIVGGATRTDICQGALGDCWLLAAIGSLTLNEELLHRVVPHGQSFQEDYAGIFHFQIWQFGEWVDVVVDDQLPTKDGELLFVHSAECTEFWSALLEKAYAKLNGCYESLSGGSTTEGFEDFTGGVAEMYDLKRPPRNMGRIIRKALERGSLLGCSIDITSAFDMEAVTFKKLVKGHAYSVTAFRDVNYRGQQEQLIRIRNPWGQVEWTGAWSDGSSEWDSIDPGDREELQLKMEDGEFWMSFRDFMREFSRLEICNLTPDALTKDELSRWHTQVFEGTWRRGSTAGGCRNHPATFWINPQFKIKLLEEDDDPGDDEVACSFLVALMQKHRRRERRVGGDMHTIGFAVYEVPEEARGSQNVHLKKDFFLRNQSRARSETFINLREVSNQIRLPPGEYIVVPSTFEPHKEADFVLRVFTEKQSDTEELDEEISADLADEEEITEDDIEDGFKNMFQQLAGEDMEISVFELRTILNRVLARHKDLKTDGFSLDSCRNMVNLMDKDGSARLGLVEFQILWNKIRSWLTIFRQHDLDKSGTMSSYEMRMALESAGFKLNNKLHQVVVARYADDDMGVDFDNFVCCLVKLEAMFRFFQSMDTEGTGTAVMNLTEWLLLTMCG